The following is a genomic window from Phaseolus vulgaris cultivar G19833 chromosome 6, P. vulgaris v2.0, whole genome shotgun sequence.
GTAGATAAAGAAGATTATGTGGTGTTTCTAAGAAACTTCAAATACAGTGTTGAATAGGTTTAGAGTGATTGCATGTGTTGAACTACCAACCGACAACAATGCATGCTCTACAGCCATAGCCACACTAGCCAGCTTAGAGAACCTTATTTGTGGCTCTTCTTCCTTCTACTTTCTTATTACCAACAACGCATACGCATAAATATCTTTCCTTGCCATGTGCAACCATTTCCAAACAAATCTCTCAGTCTCAATATTATACTCATCTTCTCTTGCTTTCACTCCAACATTCTCTTCATCACGGAACAAATCTATCTGCTCAGTGAAAACAGGATATACATCATTCAACTCTCTTCTTTCGGTGTTCCCAAAATTCAACAGACGGATTTCACCCAAAACCCACTAACAAAGAATTGCAGTGATTCCTTTTCTATTCCTTCAAGACTTTATAAAAGTAAATGTTTAATCTTTTATATATCACCTTGTATATCTCACGTATAATAATGATAAGGATATTTCTGAAAGTATATAATTGAGTagtttagtttttaatatattataattttgaattaaagatagttttataattttttatatgggTGGCATGAGTGAAAGCTGAAGATTGGTTTTGTGAGGGAGGATAAAAGATTATAGAAAAAGATTAATTAACCAAGCCCACACGTGATGCTAAAACTAATCAGAAAGGCAAGATTCCAGTGGCATATAGGCATTCACACACACTTCCAAAGATGCTCCCTCTCCTCCATTTTCACACAATAATATATGGATGATGGAGCCAATCAAGTAACCTTACTTCATCTGGGTCCTACACGTCCCTGTACCCTAAatcacaaaattaatttaatttggtCAACAAAGCTTACCCTTTCAGTTTCCAATGTCATCCACATTCAAATTATACCACATCTAGCCATCTGCCACATTTACCAAGTATTTATTAATTCAATTGCAAATTCATAAGCAAAAGTCAATTTCCCAATTACCCACCTCTTGCATCACCCTTATAAATATATCAACACACCGCAATGTACAAATCTCTCTCATCATTCCACTTTTACAAACTTTATCAACCAAAAGAAACCAGTGGAGCAAGCTAGTAGATATTTACAATAGTATATACATATCATATGGGAAACTGTTTTGCCACGGAGTCGTCTATGGATTGGGGTGGTGATGATTGGGGTTCTTTGTCATCGTCTAAGAGAAGGAGTATGAGTTCGGGgaaggtgtttgatgaagttgatgaggCGAGTTTGGAAAACGCGGAGGAGAAGGAGAAGCTCTTGGGTGTGCTGAGAGCTTCTTCTGATCCCAATGGGAAGGTGAAGATCAAGATCTCGAAGAAGGAGCTGGCACAGTTGTTGGGAGGGAAAGAGAGTAATAAGCATTTGGGTGAACAAGTTCTGGCTCGTTTAATTCACGCTAGAGATCATAACGAGGACCATGATGTTCATCATAGATCTTGGAGACCCGTGCTTCAAAGTATACCTGAGGTTAATTAGTGGTGTGTAGATAGAGCTTGAGAAAGGTTACTTTAgctgatttttttatttgttttccatGTTTTCAgcttctgtttttcttttatggtTGGGAATGTGTGATTTGTATAGTCGTCGTTCTGCTACTGAAACATCAGAAAAGTGAAAATTGTAGATCGAGTTTCTTGTGTAAAATT
Proteins encoded in this region:
- the LOC137832229 gene encoding uncharacterized protein yields the protein MGNCFATESSMDWGGDDWGSLSSSKRRSMSSGKVFDEVDEASLENAEEKEKLLGVLRASSDPNGKVKIKISKKELAQLLGGKESNKHLGEQVLARLIHARDHNEDHDVHHRSWRPVLQSIPEVN